The Edaphobacter sp. 12200R-103 genome contains a region encoding:
- a CDS encoding PadR family transcriptional regulator encodes MPPAQSELLQGTLDLLILKSLASGELHGMGISRRIAQITNDTFDVKAGSLFPALHRMEEAGWLTSSWGESETKRRAKFYSVTKAGRKQLHSESERWERISIAMACALRAT; translated from the coding sequence ATGCCGCCCGCTCAATCTGAATTGTTGCAGGGAACGCTCGATTTATTGATCCTGAAGTCGCTCGCATCCGGCGAATTGCACGGTATGGGTATCTCGCGTCGCATCGCGCAGATCACCAACGACACCTTTGACGTAAAAGCCGGCTCTTTATTCCCTGCTCTGCACAGGATGGAGGAGGCCGGTTGGCTCACGTCCTCATGGGGCGAATCGGAGACCAAACGGCGCGCCAAGTTCTATTCCGTCACAAAGGCTGGCAGGAAACAGCTTCATAGCGAGTCGGAGCGATGGGAGAGGATTTCCATTGCGATGGCGTGTGCTTTGCGGGCCACATAG
- a CDS encoding glyoxalase/bleomycin resistance/extradiol dioxygenase family protein, producing MSNRFSAMLHIPGDVRDAILFYGRAFGATTGWSTPPAEDMVAQLLVHGVEFWVHPADEAIGNPSPAQLGGTAVRLMLIVDDPDAVFDQAVAAGAVVRSPVQNHDYGWRDGSVVDPFGHRWEIGKPL from the coding sequence ATGAGCAACCGCTTTTCTGCGATGCTGCACATTCCCGGCGACGTTCGGGACGCCATTCTGTTTTATGGGCGGGCCTTTGGCGCCACGACAGGTTGGAGCACGCCTCCGGCCGAGGACATGGTGGCACAGCTCCTTGTCCATGGTGTGGAGTTCTGGGTGCATCCGGCGGACGAAGCGATCGGTAATCCGTCACCCGCACAGCTGGGCGGGACGGCAGTGCGGCTCATGCTCATCGTAGACGATCCGGATGCGGTGTTCGATCAGGCTGTAGCCGCTGGCGCGGTGGTCCGCTCCCCCGTGCAGAACCACGACTACGGATGGCGTGATGGCTCCGTTGTGGACCCGTTTGGACATCGCTGGGAGATCGGCAAGCCACTTTAG
- a CDS encoding VOC family protein: MALKRMDNVGIVVDDLEGTIDFFRELGLELEGRATIEGEWAGRVTGLAGQRVEIAMMRTPDGHSRLELSRFLTPPVVADHRNAPVNALGYLRVMFAVDDIDETLGRLRKRGAQLVGEVVRYQDSYRLCYIRGPEGLLIGLAQELN, encoded by the coding sequence ATGGCGCTCAAACGGATGGATAACGTAGGAATCGTCGTCGATGACCTCGAAGGGACGATTGATTTCTTTCGAGAGCTGGGCCTTGAACTCGAAGGGCGGGCCACGATCGAAGGAGAATGGGCAGGACGTGTCACCGGACTTGCCGGCCAGCGTGTTGAGATTGCGATGATGCGCACGCCGGACGGCCATAGCCGTCTCGAGCTCTCCCGCTTCCTCACGCCGCCTGTCGTCGCGGATCACCGCAATGCCCCGGTGAACGCTCTAGGCTATCTCCGCGTCATGTTCGCCGTAGACGATATCGACGAGACGCTTGGCAGGCTTCGCAAGCGCGGCGCACAGCTCGTAGGCGAAGTAGTCCGATATCAGGACTCATATCGGCTCTGCTACATCCGCGGGCCTGAAGGACTTCTCATCGGACTCGCCCAGGAACTCAACTGA
- a CDS encoding ABC transporter permease has product MIARLRALWRNFFDRGTVNRDLDEEIRGYLEMLAAEKVRGGMTPDEALREARREFEGVEQVKQSVRDIRTGVSMDTMMQDLRYALRTLTNSAGFSAVVVLTLAFGIGANTAVFTLIHAVMLKQLPIANPHQLYRVGEGEFFCCEWGGLQDTWGTFDYQFYKHLRDTDPSFDQIAAFSGSTPSFNLRRAGLSSVAQSANGEYVSGNYFSTLGLQAAAGRLLGPADDRPDAPAAVVMGFRAWKQQYASDPSLIGSTLLINGLPVTLVGIAPQDFFGNRLSANPPELWLPLSLQPAFEGQGQKSLLYSSGDAWLYVIGRLKPGLSPAAVQTRLTAELQQWLRAEHRDRGEDKDKIDKQHIRLTPGGAGISSFRDGSKSNLWLLSAASILVLLIACANLANLLLARGASRQQQTALRLALGAGRSRLIRAVLMESLLLSLTGGAVGLGVAYAASKAILVLAFRGATYVPISASPSLPILGFALCLSILTAIVFAVVPAWIGTRAYPSDGLRLGSRGATRHASRPQKVLIIVQAALSVVLLAVAGLVTQSLRNLEKTNLGFQPQGRLVATINFKAAGYTPERLPATYQQVQNRLEQIPGVRSASLSLNSPQNLCCISLNVSIGGHPDNRLENIDVGFSRVSPHYFETIGTPLQRGRAFNQNDTQASPHVAVVDESFARTFFPGEDAIGKHFGSSLQGHGYDYEIVGIVKDTAYRNLGSVQRPMYFLPFSQTTSFGPSGYQRLEAGTLYAYLIELSVTGAPESYEKAFRSALAEIDPNLSVINLKSYTEQVAIQFNQQRLLARLTGLFSLLALLLASLGLYGVTAYNVSRRTAEIGIRMALGANRSNVVSMVLRGALLQVAVGLVIGTLIAIVCGRYMAHQLYGVSRFDPWVLGGAILVLSACALIAGLVPARRAASIEPVEALRIE; this is encoded by the coding sequence GTGATTGCTCGTCTACGCGCGCTATGGCGAAATTTCTTTGATCGTGGGACCGTCAACCGGGACCTTGATGAAGAAATACGCGGCTATCTCGAAATGCTGGCTGCGGAGAAGGTACGGGGCGGTATGACCCCGGATGAAGCTCTTCGGGAAGCCAGACGGGAGTTTGAGGGCGTTGAACAGGTGAAGCAGAGTGTTCGCGATATCAGGACAGGAGTCTCTATGGACACCATGATGCAGGATCTTCGATATGCTCTTCGGACTCTTACCAACAGTGCCGGTTTCTCCGCGGTAGTGGTTCTCACGCTGGCCTTCGGTATCGGTGCCAACACCGCGGTTTTCACGCTCATCCACGCGGTGATGCTCAAGCAATTGCCGATCGCCAATCCGCACCAGCTTTACCGCGTCGGTGAAGGCGAATTCTTCTGTTGCGAGTGGGGAGGCCTGCAGGATACATGGGGTACCTTCGACTACCAGTTCTACAAGCATCTGCGCGATACCGATCCGTCCTTCGATCAGATTGCCGCGTTTTCCGGCAGCACACCCTCTTTCAATCTGCGGCGCGCAGGCTTGTCGTCAGTGGCGCAGTCCGCCAATGGCGAATATGTTTCCGGCAACTACTTTTCGACGTTAGGGCTTCAAGCCGCTGCAGGCCGCCTGCTTGGTCCGGCGGACGACCGGCCGGACGCGCCCGCCGCAGTCGTGATGGGCTTTCGGGCCTGGAAGCAGCAGTACGCATCCGACCCGTCCCTTATCGGATCGACTCTCTTGATCAACGGCTTGCCGGTTACGCTGGTCGGCATCGCACCGCAGGACTTTTTTGGCAACCGGCTTTCCGCCAACCCGCCAGAATTGTGGCTGCCCTTGAGCCTGCAACCGGCTTTTGAGGGGCAAGGACAAAAGTCTCTTCTCTATTCATCCGGAGACGCATGGCTTTACGTCATTGGCCGGCTCAAGCCTGGTCTTTCACCTGCCGCGGTACAAACGCGACTGACCGCAGAACTGCAGCAATGGCTTCGCGCTGAACACCGTGACAGAGGGGAAGACAAGGACAAGATCGATAAGCAGCACATTCGCCTTACACCCGGCGGCGCCGGCATCTCGTCCTTCCGCGATGGCTCAAAAAGCAACCTCTGGCTTCTCTCGGCCGCGTCCATTCTTGTTCTCCTGATTGCTTGCGCCAACCTCGCGAATTTGTTGCTGGCGCGTGGCGCATCCCGTCAGCAGCAGACGGCGCTGCGCCTTGCACTGGGGGCGGGACGTTCCCGACTCATTCGTGCCGTGCTCATGGAGAGCCTGCTGCTCTCCTTGACCGGCGGAGCGGTTGGGCTGGGGGTCGCCTACGCCGCTTCAAAGGCGATTCTTGTTTTGGCCTTTCGCGGCGCCACGTATGTTCCCATCAGCGCCTCGCCCTCTTTGCCCATCCTGGGGTTCGCATTGTGTCTCTCCATTCTCACGGCGATCGTTTTTGCGGTCGTACCAGCCTGGATCGGCACACGTGCGTACCCGTCGGACGGCCTGCGCCTCGGCAGCCGCGGCGCCACTCGACATGCTTCGCGGCCGCAGAAGGTTCTCATAATTGTGCAGGCAGCGCTCTCCGTCGTTCTACTTGCGGTCGCGGGCCTGGTCACGCAGAGTCTGCGCAATCTGGAAAAGACCAACCTTGGCTTTCAGCCTCAGGGCAGGCTCGTGGCCACGATCAATTTCAAGGCCGCAGGCTACACGCCGGAACGTCTCCCCGCCACCTATCAACAGGTGCAGAATCGTCTTGAGCAGATTCCCGGCGTGCGCAGTGCCAGCCTTTCGCTCAATAGTCCCCAGAATTTGTGCTGCATCTCACTGAACGTTTCCATCGGCGGCCACCCCGACAATCGACTGGAAAACATCGACGTGGGCTTTTCCCGTGTCAGTCCCCACTACTTTGAAACGATCGGCACGCCGCTTCAACGAGGCCGCGCTTTCAATCAGAACGACACACAGGCATCGCCCCACGTCGCTGTAGTCGACGAATCATTTGCCCGCACATTCTTCCCCGGCGAAGATGCCATCGGGAAGCACTTCGGCTCGTCCCTGCAAGGCCACGGATACGACTATGAAATCGTGGGCATCGTGAAGGACACGGCATATCGCAATCTCGGCTCGGTGCAGAGGCCCATGTATTTTCTTCCATTTTCACAGACCACGTCCTTCGGGCCCAGCGGCTATCAACGCCTGGAGGCAGGAACGCTCTATGCCTATCTGATCGAGCTTAGCGTCACCGGTGCTCCGGAGAGCTATGAAAAAGCCTTTCGCAGCGCCCTGGCCGAAATAGATCCCAACCTCTCGGTAATCAATCTCAAGAGTTATACCGAACAGGTGGCGATTCAATTCAACCAGCAGCGACTTCTCGCCCGCCTTACCGGCCTTTTCAGTCTACTGGCGCTCCTGCTGGCGTCGCTTGGGCTTTACGGAGTTACTGCCTACAATGTCAGCCGCCGCACCGCAGAAATCGGTATCCGCATGGCCTTGGGTGCCAATCGGAGCAACGTGGTCAGTATGGTGCTGCGTGGCGCCCTGCTGCAGGTTGCCGTCGGACTCGTCATCGGCACTCTAATCGCCATCGTCTGTGGTCGTTACATGGCGCATCAGCTTTACGGCGTAAGCCGCTTCGATCCGTGGGTACTCGGTGGAGCAATCCTGGTGTTGAGTGCCTGTGCGCTGATTGCTGGACTTGTGCCCGCACGTCGCGCCGCTTCCATCGAACCGGTCGAAGCGCTAAGAATCGAATAG
- a CDS encoding alpha/beta fold hydrolase has translation MQRREFLAHAGVAMSTAAIIPTFAQARQPLDAMAANTKSGFAQVNGLQMYFEIHGDGEPLILLHGGVAASEVFGPNLLALAKSRQVIVVHLQGHGYTKDIDRPLRFESMADDVGALITYLKLEKADVLGYSLGGGVALQALIRHPASVRRLIVVSAAMAHDGSYPEVNAAFDAMGVHAAQIAQNIKGSPLGKLYPEVNWENLLRKIGQMESQNFDWSAQVKQVKSPIELIFADADSIRPEHIVAFYEALGGGKRDAGLDGSLRPAARLGIVPGATHYNILSTTMVAEMALAFLSHAV, from the coding sequence ATGCAAAGAAGAGAGTTTCTCGCGCATGCAGGCGTGGCAATGAGTACAGCAGCCATCATTCCCACTTTCGCGCAAGCTCGGCAGCCTTTAGATGCGATGGCGGCGAATACCAAATCAGGTTTTGCTCAGGTCAACGGCTTGCAGATGTATTTCGAGATCCATGGCGACGGGGAACCGCTGATTTTGTTACACGGGGGAGTTGCAGCGAGCGAGGTGTTCGGTCCCAATCTACTCGCGCTTGCCAAGTCGCGGCAAGTGATCGTCGTGCATCTACAGGGTCACGGATATACGAAGGATATTGACCGCCCTCTTCGATTCGAATCCATGGCCGACGACGTCGGTGCATTGATCACGTATCTGAAACTTGAGAAAGCCGATGTTCTGGGCTATTCATTGGGCGGTGGCGTTGCCCTTCAGGCGCTGATTCGCCACCCTGCTTCGGTGAGGCGATTGATTGTAGTTTCGGCGGCGATGGCACATGATGGCTCATACCCTGAAGTCAATGCGGCGTTTGATGCGATGGGTGTCCATGCTGCGCAAATTGCGCAGAACATCAAGGGATCACCACTAGGCAAACTCTATCCAGAGGTGAATTGGGAGAACCTGCTGCGCAAGATTGGCCAGATGGAATCACAGAATTTCGACTGGTCAGCGCAAGTGAAACAGGTCAAATCGCCTATAGAACTCATCTTTGCCGACGCTGATTCTATTCGCCCTGAGCATATCGTGGCGTTCTATGAAGCTCTCGGTGGGGGCAAGCGCGATGCAGGACTGGATGGATCACTACGCCCTGCTGCTCGACTCGGTATTGTGCCAGGTGCGACACACTACAACATCCTCTCCACGACGATGGTTGCTGAGATGGCCTTGGCCTTTCTTTCTCATGCTGTATAG
- a CDS encoding YdeI family protein, which yields MEGAAMEMAYRERWAEEIVEMRRLLADFAMQEECKWGKPTYTVNGKNVVILQGFKEFFALGFFQGALLKDPKKLLVQLGQTQAGRVMKFAGAEEIISKAATIRAYVREAIAIEKAGLRVEKKKTEDFPVPEELKAKFQSDPQFRKAFHALTPGRQRGYLYHFAAAKQVSTRVARIEKAIPAILAGRGFLERPRG from the coding sequence ATGGAAGGTGCTGCGATGGAGATGGCTTATCGGGAGCGGTGGGCAGAAGAGATTGTGGAGATGCGAAGGCTGCTTGCCGACTTCGCCATGCAGGAAGAGTGCAAGTGGGGAAAGCCCACCTACACCGTGAACGGAAAGAATGTTGTCATCCTGCAAGGGTTTAAGGAGTTCTTTGCGTTGGGGTTCTTTCAAGGAGCGTTGCTGAAGGATCCGAAGAAACTCCTGGTGCAATTGGGGCAGACGCAGGCGGGGCGAGTGATGAAGTTCGCCGGTGCCGAGGAGATTATCTCCAAGGCTGCGACGATCAGAGCTTACGTGCGTGAGGCGATAGCCATTGAGAAGGCCGGGCTGCGCGTAGAGAAGAAGAAGACCGAGGACTTTCCCGTACCAGAGGAGCTGAAGGCAAAGTTCCAGAGCGATCCGCAGTTCAGGAAAGCTTTCCATGCCTTGACGCCAGGGCGCCAACGGGGATATTTGTACCACTTCGCCGCGGCGAAACAGGTGTCGACACGAGTGGCTCGGATAGAAAAGGCTATCCCGGCGATTCTCGCCGGACGTGGATTTCTAGAGCGCCCCAGGGGATAG